In Asterias amurensis chromosome 4, ASM3211899v1, one genomic interval encodes:
- the LOC139936261 gene encoding uncharacterized protein, with the protein MPLINKCCGMQLRTGTYVCCLYSMIYSLAALGIAAYGISNYLVNIQTAHKSLQAFNLTSLEMDMAVSMEARVLYIASCVDIGLYALLAIVTMLVLVGLCRLQRYFFIPYLTVMGMLTVLQMITCLLFLIIVFMFASPVSVGQLFMAVLFTIVDVQCLRCVVLYYRELRDGRAQIRANYSIRVPEFSDMEKTSDMTMDFKDEEAPPPYSSLIGGTD; encoded by the exons ATGCCGCTAATTAATAAATGTTGTGGTATGCAGCTCCGCACGGGAACTTACGTCTGTTGTTTGTACAGTATG aTTTACTCTCTCGCCGCTCTTGGGATTGCTGCATATGGAATAAGTAACTACCTAGTGAACA TCCAAACAGCACACAAGTCGCTACAGGCTTTCAACTTGACGTCCCTGGAAATGGACATGGCTGTGAGCATGGAGGCCCGAGTTCTTTACATCGCTAGCTGTGTAGATATCGGTCTGTACGCTCTGCTAGCCATTGTTACCATGCTGGTCTTGGTGGGACTCTGCAGA CTGCAACGTTATTTCTTCATACCGTACCTGACTGTGATGGGAATGTTGACTGTTCTGCAAATGATTACCTGCTTGCTCTTCCTCATCATCGTG TTCATGTTTGCATCACCGGTCAGTGTTGGGCAGCTGTTCATGGCGGTTCTGTTCACCATAGTCGAC GTGCAGTGTTTGAGATGTGTTGTTTTGTACTACCGGGAACTAAGAGATGGCAGAGCTCAAATCAGAGCGAACTACTCTATCAGG GTGCCCGAATTCAGCGACATGGAGAAGACGAGTGACATGACCATGGATTTCAAGGATGAAGAAGCCCCGCCCCCTTATTCCTCCCTCATCGGGGGTACCGACTAA